The Arachis ipaensis cultivar K30076 chromosome B07, Araip1.1, whole genome shotgun sequence genome includes a window with the following:
- the LOC107607220 gene encoding mucin-7-like, with protein MWEMLDEIEQAFVTVLEDLWREPPHLDTKKSLGDPSLVRTALEMAKNNNAMKAFKKARKAAAAQNISAKTDGEGSSQVTSKSSVPSSPGPRRMIPTPRVRVVDPPQSSAAAASSPPVVPPSKRPRTVEPFNLDAPDFDTDGKIVPDDSDDDVVEPPVPTAKISAGPTSSAPSSKTGHSELEPDCQILNRDDGTMDAVPLQTRPPSPRAAEKTLDPQ; from the exons ATGTGGGAAATGCTTGACGAGATTGAGCAGGCTTTTGTAACAGTTTTGGAGGACCTTTGGAGGGAACCTCCTCATTTAGATACTAAAAAATCTTTGGGGGACCCCTCCCTTGTTCGAACTGCATTGG agatggccaagaataaTAATGCGATGAAAGCTTTCAAGAAGGCAAGAAAGGCTGCTGCcgctcagaacatctcggccaagacgGATGGGGAAGGGTCTTCTCAGGTGACGTCAAAATCGTCCGTGCCGAGCTCTCCCGGCCCGAGGagaatgatccctactcctcgagtcCGTGTAGTGGATCCTCCGCAATCTTCTGCTGCTGCTGCATCTTCTCCTCCGGTCGTTCCCCCTTCCAAAAGACCTCGAACTGTTGAACCCTTCAATctggatgcccctgattttgacact gatggcaagattgtccctgacgattCTGATGACGATGTTGTTGAACCCCCTGTGCCTACCGCTAAGATTTCAGCTGGGCCGACTTCTTCGGCTCCTTCGTCCAAGACTGGTCATTCTGAATTGGAACCGGATTGTCAGATTTTGAACAGAGATGACGGGACAATGGACgcagtgcctcttcagactcgccctccttcgcCTCGTGCTGCTGAGAAGACTTTGGATCCTCAATGA